One window from the genome of Leucobacter aridicollis encodes:
- the mobF gene encoding MobF family relaxase, whose protein sequence is MTISIRVMTAGDGYRYLLNAVVAGDGDRDASSALTRYYLEAGTPPGIWLGAGLPGLAGEIAVGASVSEEQLRRLMGHGQDPNSGEQLGRPYRKFATAGERTQRRLDQLPKSLTAGERTAQQALIEAEEAQKPTNAPVAGFDLTFSVPKSVSTLWAVADGGTQALIAQAHHAAIRDMIALLERDVAMTRVGAKGARGAVAQVDVRGVIATAYDHYDSRAADPQLHTHIVVANRVQAAHDGKWRTLDSRAIHAAVTGLSEHYNAVLSDHLTQILGVGWEARERGAGRSTAWEIVGVPQELMDEFSSRTRDIEQVKDRLVDDYVSKHGRQPSPKLVWQFRQQATLETRPPKQQHSLSDLTSQWRERATALLGEDAPTWASALLAGSEHEPLLRADDIPLEDLEEVAEVVVQQVGDRRATWKRWNLHAEAVRQTMALRFASANDRDVITQQIVDAAERVSLRLTPPELAKSPSLFRRADGSSVFRPKAGTVFSSEQVLAAEDRLLGASNDRSAPTVPLAWIEDAARTKNRDGHTLSVDQEQAIAKIGVSGRVLDVLVGPAGTGKTTTMRALRRAWERRYGPGSVTGLAPSAAAADVLAGDLEIGTENTAKWLHEHRLGKWNLTRGQLVIIDEASLGGTFALDAITSHAQQVGAKVLLVGDWAQLAAVDAGGAFGMLVRDRGDAPELVDVRRFRNDWEKQASLQLRIGDTDVIDTYIAHQRVTPGGYDEILEAAYQAWRTDLAAGKSTVLIAETLDTVSALNTRARTDRILQGDVAVDGVKLHDGNEVSRGDLIITRENNRRLSLGRSWVKNGDRWHVAHANDDGSLTVRRAGSKRRTTITLPVSYVAEHVDLG, encoded by the coding sequence GTGACGATCTCGATCAGGGTCATGACCGCTGGGGACGGGTACCGGTACCTGCTGAACGCAGTTGTCGCTGGCGACGGGGATCGCGATGCGTCGTCAGCGCTGACAAGGTACTACCTTGAAGCAGGAACGCCTCCCGGCATCTGGCTCGGGGCCGGCCTCCCAGGACTCGCCGGAGAGATCGCCGTCGGTGCCTCGGTGAGCGAGGAGCAGTTACGGCGCCTCATGGGGCACGGGCAGGATCCGAACAGCGGCGAGCAACTGGGGCGTCCGTACCGAAAGTTTGCCACCGCGGGCGAGCGGACGCAGCGCCGCCTCGATCAGCTCCCGAAGTCCCTTACCGCAGGTGAGCGTACCGCGCAGCAAGCGCTGATCGAGGCGGAGGAAGCACAGAAGCCAACGAATGCGCCGGTCGCAGGGTTCGATCTCACGTTCTCGGTCCCGAAGTCCGTCTCGACCCTCTGGGCAGTTGCCGACGGCGGCACGCAAGCACTCATTGCCCAAGCTCACCACGCAGCGATCCGAGACATGATCGCCCTACTCGAGCGCGACGTCGCGATGACCAGGGTCGGCGCGAAAGGGGCGCGTGGCGCCGTCGCGCAAGTCGACGTGCGGGGTGTGATTGCGACTGCCTACGATCATTACGATTCTCGGGCCGCGGATCCACAACTCCACACGCACATTGTCGTCGCCAACCGCGTGCAAGCAGCTCATGACGGGAAGTGGCGCACGCTCGATTCTCGCGCTATCCACGCCGCCGTCACCGGCCTATCGGAGCATTACAACGCGGTCCTCTCGGACCATCTCACTCAGATCCTCGGCGTCGGGTGGGAAGCCCGTGAGCGCGGTGCGGGGCGCTCCACGGCGTGGGAGATCGTTGGCGTGCCGCAGGAGCTGATGGACGAGTTCTCTTCCCGTACTCGCGATATCGAGCAGGTCAAAGACCGGCTGGTCGACGACTACGTCTCGAAGCACGGGAGGCAGCCGTCCCCGAAGCTGGTGTGGCAGTTCCGGCAGCAGGCCACGCTCGAGACTCGGCCCCCGAAGCAGCAGCACTCTCTCAGCGATCTCACCTCCCAGTGGCGAGAACGCGCGACCGCGTTGCTGGGTGAGGACGCGCCAACCTGGGCGTCGGCACTGCTCGCCGGTAGTGAGCACGAACCGTTGCTGCGGGCAGACGATATCCCGTTGGAGGATCTCGAGGAGGTCGCCGAGGTCGTGGTGCAGCAGGTCGGTGACCGGCGAGCGACGTGGAAACGGTGGAACCTCCACGCGGAGGCCGTGCGACAGACGATGGCTCTCCGCTTCGCGTCCGCGAACGACCGGGACGTCATCACCCAGCAGATCGTCGATGCCGCAGAACGGGTCTCGCTGCGCCTCACTCCGCCCGAGCTCGCGAAGAGCCCCTCGCTGTTTCGTCGCGCGGACGGGTCGAGCGTGTTCCGACCCAAAGCCGGAACGGTGTTCTCCTCCGAGCAGGTGCTCGCGGCAGAAGACCGACTCCTTGGCGCGTCGAATGATCGGTCGGCGCCGACCGTACCGCTGGCATGGATCGAGGACGCTGCCAGAACGAAGAACCGCGACGGGCACACCCTGTCGGTGGACCAGGAGCAGGCGATCGCGAAGATCGGCGTCTCCGGCCGCGTCCTCGACGTACTCGTCGGCCCCGCAGGGACTGGGAAGACCACAACGATGCGTGCCCTGCGCCGAGCCTGGGAGCGACGCTACGGGCCAGGCTCGGTGACCGGGCTCGCGCCCTCGGCCGCTGCCGCCGACGTCCTCGCCGGGGATCTGGAGATCGGGACGGAGAACACGGCGAAGTGGCTGCATGAGCATCGCCTCGGGAAATGGAACCTCACGCGCGGACAGCTCGTCATCATCGACGAAGCCTCCTTGGGTGGCACGTTCGCGCTCGATGCCATCACCAGTCACGCCCAGCAGGTCGGCGCGAAAGTGCTGCTCGTGGGCGATTGGGCGCAACTCGCAGCGGTGGACGCGGGCGGCGCGTTCGGGATGCTCGTGCGTGACCGCGGCGACGCCCCGGAACTGGTCGATGTGCGTCGCTTCCGAAACGACTGGGAGAAGCAGGCGTCCCTGCAGTTGCGGATCGGCGACACCGACGTCATCGATACCTACATTGCGCACCAGCGCGTCACGCCGGGCGGATATGACGAGATTCTCGAAGCCGCCTACCAAGCCTGGCGCACAGACCTCGCAGCGGGAAAGAGCACGGTGCTGATCGCGGAAACCCTCGACACGGTCTCTGCGCTCAACACCCGCGCCCGCACCGACCGAATCCTCCAGGGCGACGTCGCTGTGGACGGCGTCAAACTCCATGACGGCAACGAAGTTTCCCGCGGAGATCTCATCATCACCCGCGAGAACAATCGGCGCCTCTCGCTCGGGCGAAGCTGGGTGAAAAACGGCGACCGCTGGCACGTCGCCCATGCGAACGACGACGGATCCCTCACCGTGCGGCGGGCAGGATCGAAGCGGCGCACCACGATCACGCTGCCCGTGAGCTACGTCGCCGAGCACGTCGACCTCGGCTAG
- a CDS encoding TetR/AcrR family transcriptional regulator C-terminal domain-containing protein has protein sequence MAQKQARLDRAAVLRGARHVLNNTGIDGFTTRALAAHLRVQQPALYWHFRTKGHLLGSLAADVLDREHHASLPESGERWDDFLLRNARSFRTALLAVRDGARLHAEFHRQKSDQMPAGSDAPESQIEFLVSEGFAEVSAVRALMAISRYTVGFVLEEQTALDNGCEPVDQDLDFEFGLVAMVEGLASKR, from the coding sequence ATGGCTCAGAAACAAGCGCGACTCGATCGTGCAGCAGTCTTGCGCGGTGCGAGGCATGTGCTCAATAACACGGGGATCGACGGTTTCACCACGCGGGCGCTGGCTGCGCATCTGCGGGTGCAGCAGCCAGCGCTCTACTGGCACTTTCGGACAAAGGGCCACCTGCTCGGATCGCTCGCAGCTGATGTGCTTGATCGCGAACACCACGCCTCACTCCCAGAGTCAGGGGAGCGCTGGGACGACTTTCTCCTGCGCAACGCGCGGAGCTTCCGGACAGCGCTTCTGGCAGTCCGGGATGGAGCACGGCTGCACGCAGAGTTTCACCGTCAAAAGAGTGACCAGATGCCAGCGGGCTCGGATGCCCCCGAAAGTCAGATCGAGTTTCTCGTGTCCGAAGGATTCGCTGAGGTCTCTGCGGTCCGAGCTCTCATGGCTATCAGCCGCTATACGGTCGGTTTCGTACTAGAAGAACAAACAGCGCTCGACAACGGATGTGAGCCTGTCGATCAAGACCTAGATTTCGAGTTCGGGTTAGTTGCAATGGTTGAAGGGCTGGCATCAAAGCGATGA
- the tet(33) gene encoding tetracycline efflux MFS transporter Tet(33) translates to MSSLTSARGSLATVLITASLDAAGMGLVMPILPALLDHAGVPADAVPLNVGVLIALYAIMQFAFAPILGRLSDRFGRRRVLLASLAGATVDYLVLATTSTLWVFYIARAVAGITGATNAVTATVIADITPPHQRAKRFGLLSACYGGGMIAGPAMGGLFGAISPHLPFLLAALLSASNLALTFILLRETRPDSPARSASLAQHRGRPGLSAVPGITFLLVAFGLVQFIGQAPGATWVLFTEHRLDWSPVEVGISLSVFGIVQVLVQALLTGRIVEWIGEAKTVIIGCVTDALGLVGLAIVTDAFSMAPILAALGIGGIGLPALQTLLSQRVDEQHQGRLQGVLASINSVTSIFGPVAFTTIFALTYINADGFLWLCAAALYVPCVILIMRGTAASPKFGSWASGDSM, encoded by the coding sequence GTGTCATCTCTCACTTCCGCTCGTGGCTCGTTGGCCACGGTCCTCATCACTGCCAGCCTCGATGCCGCCGGAATGGGCCTGGTGATGCCGATCCTCCCCGCACTGCTAGACCATGCAGGCGTCCCCGCTGATGCGGTTCCGCTGAACGTCGGTGTACTGATCGCGCTCTACGCGATAATGCAGTTCGCCTTTGCCCCCATACTGGGAAGGCTGTCGGACCGGTTCGGCCGCCGCCGGGTGCTGCTCGCTTCTCTAGCCGGCGCAACCGTCGACTATCTCGTGCTCGCCACGACCTCCACGCTGTGGGTGTTCTATATCGCCCGCGCAGTGGCTGGGATAACCGGAGCGACCAATGCGGTCACCGCCACCGTGATCGCCGACATCACGCCACCCCACCAGCGCGCCAAGCGTTTCGGTTTACTCAGTGCCTGCTATGGCGGCGGAATGATCGCGGGGCCAGCCATGGGTGGACTGTTCGGTGCCATCTCGCCACATCTGCCGTTTTTGCTCGCTGCTCTTCTCTCAGCGAGCAATCTGGCACTCACCTTTATCTTGTTACGCGAGACCCGTCCTGATTCCCCTGCGCGCTCTGCGTCGCTCGCTCAGCATCGTGGTCGCCCCGGCCTCAGCGCGGTGCCTGGGATTACCTTCCTATTAGTCGCATTCGGCCTTGTTCAATTCATTGGGCAGGCTCCAGGTGCGACCTGGGTGCTGTTTACTGAACACCGCCTCGACTGGAGTCCCGTCGAAGTTGGAATCTCCCTGTCCGTCTTCGGGATCGTACAGGTTCTCGTGCAGGCCCTCCTTACTGGCCGCATCGTGGAGTGGATCGGTGAGGCAAAAACAGTCATCATCGGGTGTGTTACCGACGCCTTGGGTCTCGTAGGCCTGGCGATTGTCACTGACGCATTTTCCATGGCGCCTATCTTGGCGGCACTGGGGATCGGTGGCATCGGCCTCCCCGCTCTGCAAACCCTTCTCTCCCAGCGCGTCGATGAACAGCACCAAGGGCGCCTCCAGGGTGTGCTCGCCAGCATCAACAGCGTCACATCGATCTTCGGACCGGTCGCTTTCACAACGATCTTCGCGCTCACTTACATCAACGCCGACGGCTTCCTCTGGCTCTGCGCCGCAGCACTCTACGTGCCCTGCGTGATTCTCATCATGCGTGGTACAGCAGCGTCCCCGAAGTTCGGCTCATGGGCGAGCGGCGACTCGATGTGA
- a CDS encoding IS481-like element IS5564 family transposase: MTHPNALLTPRARLRLARLIVEDGYPATIAAKMFMVSPITARKWAGRYREEGEFGMQDRSSKPHRIPGRTPEHVKKKIINLRWRLRLGPAQIAARLGLSTSTVHAVLVRCRVNRLSHIDRVTGEPLRRYEHPHPGSLIHVDVTKFGNIPDGGGHRYVGRQQGARNKLATPGLPRGKDHKPRTGTAFVHTVIDDHSRVAYAEIWSDEQASTAVGVLERAVAWFAERGVTVERVLSDNGSAYRSHAWRDFCARLGIRHKRTRPYRPQTNGKIERFHRTLGDGWAYARFYGSEAERRLALPGWLHFYNHHRHHSAIGGVPFDRLNNVPGHHI, from the coding sequence ATGACCCATCCGAACGCTCTTCTCACTCCTCGTGCCCGTCTCCGGTTAGCCCGGCTGATTGTCGAAGACGGCTATCCGGCCACGATCGCCGCAAAGATGTTCATGGTCTCCCCGATCACTGCCCGGAAATGGGCAGGCCGCTACCGGGAAGAGGGTGAGTTTGGGATGCAGGATCGCTCCAGCAAGCCGCACCGGATCCCAGGCAGGACGCCCGAGCATGTCAAGAAGAAGATCATCAACCTGCGCTGGCGGCTTCGACTGGGGCCAGCCCAGATCGCTGCGCGACTTGGTCTCTCGACGTCGACTGTTCACGCGGTCCTCGTCCGTTGCCGCGTGAACCGCCTCTCGCATATCGATCGTGTCACTGGCGAGCCATTGCGGCGATATGAGCATCCTCATCCGGGATCGTTGATTCATGTCGATGTCACGAAGTTCGGCAACATCCCCGACGGCGGTGGACATCGTTACGTAGGTCGGCAGCAAGGCGCACGGAACAAGCTCGCGACTCCGGGATTACCACGAGGAAAAGATCACAAGCCGCGCACCGGGACGGCGTTCGTTCACACAGTCATCGACGACCACTCCCGCGTCGCATACGCAGAAATCTGGTCGGATGAGCAGGCGAGCACAGCGGTGGGAGTTCTCGAACGCGCCGTGGCCTGGTTCGCCGAACGAGGCGTGACCGTCGAGCGAGTCCTATCCGACAACGGGTCGGCATACAGATCCCACGCATGGAGGGACTTCTGCGCTCGGCTCGGCATCCGACACAAGCGGACACGCCCCTACCGGCCGCAGACGAACGGGAAGATCGAGCGATTCCACCGCACGCTCGGGGACGGCTGGGCCTATGCCAGGTTTTACGGTTCAGAGGCCGAACGACGCCTGGCGCTGCCCGGCTGGCTCCACTTCTACAACCACCACCGACACCACTCTGCGATTGGCGGCGTACCCTTCGACCGACTCAACAACGTCCCTGGACATCACATCTAG
- the cmx gene encoding chloramphenicol efflux MFS transporter Cmx, protein MPFALYMLALAVFVMGTSEFMLAGLLPAIATELDVSVGTAGLLTSAFAVGMVVGAPVMAAFARRWPPRLTLIVCLLVFAGSHVIGAMTPVFSLLLITRVLSALANAGFLAVALSTATTLVPANQKGRALSILLSGTTIATVVGVPAGALLGTALGWRTTFWAIAILCIPAAVGVIRGVTNNVGRSETSATSPRLRVELSQLATPRLILAMVLGALINGGTFAAFTFLAPIVTETAGLAEAWVSVALVMFGIGSFLGVTIAGRLSDQRPGLVLAVGGPLLLTGWIVLAVVASHPVALIVLVLVQGFLSFGVGSTLITRVLYAASGAPTMGGSYATAALNIGAAAGPVLGALGLATGLGLLAPVWVASVLTAIALVIMLLTRRALTKTAAEAN, encoded by the coding sequence ATGCCTTTTGCCCTCTACATGCTTGCCCTGGCGGTCTTCGTCATGGGCACTTCAGAATTCATGCTCGCGGGATTGCTCCCCGCGATCGCGACCGAACTTGACGTCTCGGTCGGCACTGCGGGCCTGCTGACCTCCGCATTCGCAGTCGGTATGGTCGTCGGCGCGCCAGTGATGGCGGCATTCGCTCGCCGTTGGCCACCGCGGCTCACATTGATCGTTTGCCTTCTCGTGTTCGCGGGAAGCCACGTCATCGGAGCGATGACACCAGTGTTCTCTCTCCTGCTCATCACCCGGGTGCTCAGCGCTCTCGCAAACGCAGGATTCCTCGCCGTAGCACTGAGCACGGCCACTACCCTCGTGCCAGCGAACCAGAAGGGGCGTGCACTGTCGATCCTGCTCTCCGGCACGACGATCGCAACCGTCGTGGGCGTCCCCGCCGGGGCACTGCTCGGCACAGCGCTGGGCTGGCGAACGACGTTCTGGGCGATCGCCATCCTCTGTATTCCCGCGGCCGTTGGAGTCATTCGTGGCGTCACGAACAATGTTGGTCGGAGCGAGACTAGCGCGACCTCACCAAGGCTCCGTGTCGAGCTCAGCCAGTTGGCGACGCCGCGGCTCATCCTGGCCATGGTACTCGGAGCGCTGATCAACGGAGGGACCTTTGCGGCATTCACCTTCCTGGCACCCATCGTGACCGAGACCGCGGGCTTGGCCGAAGCGTGGGTGTCCGTCGCGCTGGTGATGTTCGGCATCGGATCGTTCCTTGGCGTCACGATCGCAGGACGACTATCAGATCAACGACCTGGCCTCGTGCTCGCAGTCGGCGGACCGCTATTGCTGACAGGCTGGATCGTGTTGGCAGTGGTCGCATCTCATCCCGTCGCGCTTATCGTCCTCGTCCTCGTTCAGGGATTCCTGTCGTTCGGCGTCGGCAGTACTCTGATCACGCGTGTGCTGTATGCAGCATCGGGTGCGCCAACGATGGGCGGTTCGTACGCAACCGCAGCATTGAATATCGGAGCTGCAGCGGGGCCCGTGCTTGGTGCGCTCGGGCTCGCGACCGGGCTGGGGCTGCTCGCGCCGGTTTGGGTCGCTTCGGTGCTGACAGCGATCGCTCTCGTCATCATGCTTCTCACCAGACGCGCGCTTACGAAGACCGCGGCGGAGGCCAATTGA
- a CDS encoding chloramphenicol resistance leader peptide yields MSGVPGALAVVTRRTIS; encoded by the coding sequence ATGTCTGGCGTACCCGGGGCGCTGGCCGTGGTGACAAGAAGAACCATTTCTTGA
- a CDS encoding phospholipase D-like domain-containing protein yields the protein MSKIIDNEDISLVDALNEALPHAHAFDACVGYFNLRGWRLVREAIGKMQQPKPDGRNQVRLLVGMAMSTEESVRLSVEGSPQLVDMSTAVNRANQAVLDFARQLTWGVPSRAEMAGLRQLQRDLADGLLQVKFAARDPLHAKLYITHEAAGMQNRRAIVGSSNFTAAGLIKQGELSLEETDQRVADELSEWFDAHWDDHFSIDITRELDVMSRDVVLAPARNDTVPIQEVSVQTARH from the coding sequence ATGAGCAAGATCATCGACAATGAGGACATCAGCCTTGTAGATGCACTCAATGAGGCGCTTCCGCACGCGCATGCCTTTGACGCCTGCGTTGGCTACTTCAACCTCCGTGGCTGGCGGCTCGTCCGTGAGGCGATCGGCAAGATGCAGCAGCCCAAGCCGGACGGCCGCAATCAGGTGCGACTTCTAGTTGGTATGGCAATGTCGACCGAGGAATCGGTCAGACTGTCTGTCGAAGGCAGCCCACAGCTCGTGGACATGAGTACTGCCGTCAACCGGGCGAACCAGGCAGTTCTCGACTTTGCTCGTCAGCTCACCTGGGGTGTGCCGTCAAGGGCTGAGATGGCTGGATTGCGCCAGCTTCAGAGGGACCTTGCCGACGGCCTACTCCAAGTGAAGTTCGCGGCCCGTGACCCGCTGCATGCGAAGCTATACATCACTCATGAGGCCGCTGGGATGCAGAATCGGCGCGCAATAGTTGGCTCATCAAACTTCACCGCAGCCGGACTCATCAAGCAAGGTGAACTAAGCCTGGAGGAGACCGATCAGCGGGTTGCAGACGAGCTTTCGGAGTGGTTCGACGCGCACTGGGATGATCACTTCTCAATTGACATCACTCGTGAGCTAGATGTGATGTCCAGGGACGTTGTTCTGGCCCCCGCCCGTAATGACACCGTGCCGATTCAAGAAGTATCTGTCCAGACCGCTCGCCATTGA
- a CDS encoding helix-turn-helix domain-containing protein, translating into MTEPWLSADDIASHLGVTKDTVYTWIADKSMPAHKIGRLWKFQASEIDDWVRRGGAAAPEESKPS; encoded by the coding sequence GTGACGGAGCCGTGGCTGTCTGCCGACGACATCGCCTCCCATCTTGGTGTCACCAAAGACACCGTCTACACCTGGATCGCCGACAAGAGTATGCCTGCCCACAAGATCGGGCGCCTCTGGAAGTTCCAAGCGAGCGAGATCGATGACTGGGTCCGCCGAGGCGGCGCAGCCGCACCGGAGGAGTCCAAGCCGTCCTGA
- a CDS encoding alpha/beta hydrolase has product MKRQLAIGGAMAGAVGAALGWTIARKLTAPVGPRRFNLTLRGVEGDGDGRLLILDRTPDTGAPGTYNLWFEHGGWAQLGSEVEDRGQNQVARVVAGLSPGLTPREGDRVSWSGIYFGSPTDAGLDASDVVISTAVGLAPAWRINGDTSIWAIHVHGLGSPRAGTLRGVQVATELGLTSLVVSYRNDGEGPTEGSGRSTLGAAETEDVEAAISYAVRRGAERIVLFGWSMGAAIALQIAHRSDYAPLVAGLVLDSPVLNWVEVIKANCQRAGFPRSAGLLAVPWLTSARLSRLTGLPGRIPIRESDWVARAIELSVPTLILHGANDDSVPIKTSSALAKKRPDLVQLETFDAGHTMAWNSDPQRWRSTANTWIIKRLTG; this is encoded by the coding sequence ATGAAGCGGCAGCTCGCGATCGGCGGTGCTATGGCCGGTGCGGTTGGTGCAGCCCTGGGGTGGACGATCGCGCGGAAGCTAACAGCACCAGTCGGGCCACGCCGTTTCAACCTGACATTGCGTGGTGTTGAGGGCGATGGCGATGGCCGACTTCTCATACTCGACCGCACTCCCGACACCGGAGCGCCCGGCACGTATAATCTCTGGTTTGAGCACGGCGGATGGGCGCAACTTGGCAGCGAGGTTGAGGATCGCGGCCAGAACCAAGTCGCCCGCGTCGTCGCGGGATTGTCACCAGGGCTCACGCCGCGAGAAGGCGATCGAGTCTCGTGGAGCGGCATCTACTTCGGTTCGCCCACCGATGCCGGGCTCGATGCGAGCGACGTCGTCATCAGCACCGCCGTCGGCCTGGCGCCAGCTTGGCGAATCAACGGTGACACATCGATCTGGGCGATTCACGTTCACGGTCTTGGCAGCCCCCGAGCGGGCACCCTCCGCGGTGTGCAGGTCGCGACGGAACTGGGGCTTACTTCGCTCGTGGTGAGCTACCGCAACGACGGTGAAGGGCCCACGGAAGGATCCGGTCGCTCCACGCTCGGCGCCGCCGAAACCGAAGACGTCGAGGCTGCGATCAGCTATGCGGTGCGCCGCGGTGCAGAACGGATCGTGCTGTTCGGTTGGTCTATGGGCGCTGCGATTGCACTGCAGATTGCGCATCGGTCAGACTATGCGCCACTGGTAGCAGGGCTCGTGCTTGACTCACCGGTACTCAACTGGGTCGAGGTCATCAAAGCCAACTGCCAGCGCGCCGGGTTCCCACGCAGTGCAGGGCTGCTCGCGGTCCCGTGGCTGACCAGTGCTCGTCTCTCCAGACTGACCGGACTTCCAGGCCGGATCCCGATTCGCGAGTCCGATTGGGTAGCGCGCGCCATCGAACTCTCCGTGCCGACGCTGATCCTGCACGGGGCCAACGATGATTCAGTTCCCATCAAGACCTCGTCCGCGCTCGCGAAAAAGCGTCCAGACCTCGTGCAGCTGGAGACCTTCGACGCAGGTCACACGATGGCGTGGAACTCTGATCCACAGCGATGGCGATCGACAGCCAATACTTGGATAATAAAGCGGCTGACCGGTTGA